The window GACATCATTTTGAAGTTCGGAGTCGATTCGAGTGATTATTTGTCATAAAGATTGATGCTTTTCTCATAAGAAATGAGCTACACTGACATAAAGATGCCGAATTTATAGTATTAATGATACATGCCTAGCTTGTATGTTGTTTCTTTTTGTTAAGCGCAAGTATTATTTGGAAAACGGATGAACGTAGACCTTGATTGTAGTAGGAAATATCTGTTGTTGGTTTTAGTGTAGGTTTGTTTGGAAAGTTGATGTGTGGTTGGCGAATAAATGCACTCGTCTTTGCGTGCAGTGGCAGACTTACATTCACTTTGTAGTGGTCATTGGACCATCCttggaacaaaaaaaacatggagaCTATATAAAAATGCGATAGGAACCCCCTTCTGAATTTAAGAGGAACCCCATGGACTTCAAAAGAGCAAAAGAAACCCAAATTAAGTAGGCATAAAAACTCTTTAGGCTTCATAACTTATAGGAATGATGGTTATGAACTTATGATATCGAAAAAGTTAAGTTAGTTAAATTATACTTACGGAGATATGATAGTAGTGTATTTATGATAGGTAATGTCTTACATTAAAATAGGTCATCTGTTTAAAttatgatagtaaagaataataatttgGTTATCATTGTTTTTTGGTTGGATTTTGTTACTTTGGGACCATTTTCTAGTTTTTTCTAGCATTTTGAGCAATGAAGTGAATAAAAGTTAAAGTGGCGGTAAAAATAAGTTATTTGTTTACAAATGATTCAATATATTAAGGAAGATGTAGTGTATGGTATTAGTATAATCGAAAAGCTtatgaaatattttttgaaGTTGATATATCACCGGGTAATATTTTTGACTATTTAAAATTATGATCGAATTCATGTTTACATCATTACATGTACGGACTTGTGACCCAATTGGTTGGCCCGGCCcctcttagtttttttttcttgactAACTTAGAATCCTAGATCCGCCACTGTTTGCTTGTCTTTATGGTGTGATTTATTTCTGGCAGGAAACCTCATGTTAATGTTGGAACAATTGGACATGTTGATCATGGAAAAACAACACTGACGGCTGCAATTACAAAGGTTTGAATTCTTCATTCCGACtcttagttaattttttttcctgcTATTGCTTCTTATGAGGACtgagttatatatttatatgagaGTCAGTAACTCAATACTTTTGGCTAACATTTAACTTATGTGGTTTTTTTAGGTACTGGCAGATGAAGGTAAGGCTAAAGCTATTGCCTTTGATGAAATCGACAAGGCCCCTGAAGAGAAAAAGAGAGGAATTACAATTGCGACGGTTTGTTTGGCTCTAATCCTATTTTATATGTTAGCAATATGTGGTTCATCTTCTTAATCCATGTCTTTTTGTTCTGTGTTTGGCTATGCAGGCTCATGTGGAATATGAAACTGCTAAAAGGCATTATGCTCATGTAGATTGTCCAGGACACGCTGATTAtgttaaagtaagacaattagTACATCTCGTTTTATGATTAGCTAAAGATGTTTTTGCGTTGCGAGTTATGCATTCAATGATGGCTGTTAGATCATCAATCTAAGCAGCTATTAAATTTGCTCTTTTTGGGGAATGCATAAGTTAAACCTGATTGTGGATTAAGCAGATAGTTGCTCATCTTGAATAAATTATTTTGTGTGGACTATAGTATAGTCTATAAGAGGGTTATAAGTTTGCTACTACATTTCTTTAATAATTTCTTTTCTAAGACTGTCTATGTTTTCAAACTTAGTGAACCATTTGCTTAGAAGGATTCGAGAATATACCTTTTAGATTAGAAAACCAATTGATGAACACAAGTTCAGAAAAAAGGAATTTGACCCTGCTTAGCATTTGAAATGcataattaattgttaattattaatagAGAAGTGCTAAGGTAAGGCACTGTTGGTTGGTGTTGACTAATGGAGGTGGTGCAGACAATGTTTGACAGCCTACATGGGCATTTTTTGTCTTAAAGTGTTGCTAATGAATTGACTATTTTGTTTTCTATGTACTTGAGCCCATATCAACAGATCTTGTTGGTCTTTTTTGAAATCGATGTTTTTATACACTTGATACCTTATGGACTTGCATATATGTAGAACATGATTACTGGAGCTGCTCAAATGGACGGTGGAATTCTTGTTGTGTCTGCACCCGATGGACCCATGCCACAAACAAAGGAGCATATTCTTCTTGCACGACAGGTTTGTATCTGTTTTTTGGGCTTTTTGTAATTGACTTTCAGATCATTACACGTGGTGATTAATGTATCAAAGCTTTTGGCTTTCGTATTATATTCCTTGTGTCTCTGATACTGTTCAAAGAAATCAGAACCAATATCTGCCACTGTGTAGGTGGGTGTGCCGTCACTTGTTTGCTTTTTAAATAAAGTTGATGCAGTGGATGATCCTGAGTTACTTGAACTTGTTGAACTAGAACTCCGAGGTATAGTTTATATTTGTTTGCTTTGTTTTGGTTCACACTGAAGTTTTGTTTAACTTCAATAGAATGATGCTTTCCACGTGCCTTAAACAAGTTTGTGATTGTGTCAGAGCTTCTTAGCTTCTACAAGTTTCCTGGGGATGAAATTCCCATTGTACGTGGTTCAGCCTTGTCAGCTTTACAAGGCAATAATGATGAAATTGGAAAGAATGCCATCTTGAAATTGATGGAAGCTGTAGATAATTACATACCCACACCTGAACGCCAAAAGGAGAAGCCATTCTTGATGCCAATAGAAGATGTTTTCTCAATTGCGGTAATTACAACAATTATAAAACGATCCTTTTTACTAAGTCAGTAGCTTTCTGCGGCATTGGTCGCATTAGCTTAGTATAATGAATGTATGAAGCCAATTAATATAAATCTAGTTCATTTAGATTTTAGATTTTCAGAATAATGTTTTACTTCCAAAAGAAGCAACACGTACtgatatcattttattttgtttgaagGGGCGTGGTACTGTTGCCACTGGTCGTGTTGAACAAGGGACTATAAAAGTTGGAGAGGAAGTTGAGATCATGGGATTGATGCAGGTGAAGTGTTGCAATTTGTTTTCGAATAGTTAGTATGTTTTAATGGCTGCTCAGTTTTAATCTCACCTTGTAGGGTTCCAAAAAAACTACGGTTACTGGTGTTGAGATGTTCAAGAAGAGCTTAGATCATGGAGAAGTAAGCAATTGgccttaatttttaatttttttttgtttgcttCCACCACAGTTTCTTCTATTGTTGactgtattatttatttttatgacaGGCTGGCGATAATGTGGGTCTTCTTTTACGTGGTATCAGTAGGACTGATATCCAGCGAGGACAGGTAAATATATTTATCTGAGCAAAATTTAAATCTGCAAATTTATTGAGCTTACCAATATTCAGGTATCCGTATCTCAGCTATACGGCTTGGAATTAGTCAGTATTTTTCGAGTCTGTCCGTCCTGTAAATCTGATTACAGTAACAGGCATTACATTtagaataataatttaatttttttattgtaatagtttgtaacatcttgacttataataaaaatcaaattgaaGTGGTCATAAAGTGTTGACGGGTTAATCAATCATTTTTGGTTTAGATTATTCACTTCCAACTGTTAGGTATGGTAAGCTGCATATAATGGTTCTTTGCTGCCTGATACAGGCTTGATACAATGATACCACATCAATGACTGTTAAACATTCGTACTGTTCAAATTGATCACTGTACTCGTACttgttaataatatttttactttttaactatCTTTGCACAGGTGATTGCAAAGCCTGGTAGTACAAAAACCTACACGAAGTTTGAGGCAGAAATATATGTTCTCACAAAGGACGAAGGTGGGCGTCATACAGCTTTCTTCTCAAATTACAGACCTCAGTTCTATTTGAGGACAGCTGATGTCACTGGGAAAGTAGATTTGCCTGAAAACGTAAAGATGGTTATGCCTGGAGACAATGTCACTGCTGCTTTTGAACTTATTACACCCGTTGTTCTTGAACCAGGTATGTGACATACATGAAAACCTATTTTTTGTCATGTTGATGGACTTGGTATAGGCATACTGCACAAAGAGATCTATACTCTATAGTTTGTACTAGAGGTGACAAAAAATGGAGTGGAAAACTTAACTGCTTATGGACTTGGTTTATGCATCTGACTTAATTTGTCAAATTCGAATAAAGCAACTTTCATTTTTCAACTAGATCCGATGTAATTTCTTCTATATATGCTACCTGCTATGCAATCTCCCATGCTGCCACCTTTAATAGTTGGATTGAATAGAGCTCATTGacaaatagcctaaaaatcctcctaacactttaagaaggtgatatgtggtatccactaattctctttcctaatcttgccccctgatttttccacatgtcatcatccactagttaggaggatttttaggctatttagttaggaggattaatcactTCCCTTTAGCATATTATTGTTAGTTAGGCTATCAGTTTCCTTTTCTGGGTAGTTTAGGCTTTGGATGATGgtgaaatttaaaaattaaactatgGTTTGCAGGACAAAGATTTGCGCTGAGGGAAGGAGGCCGAACAGTGGGGGCAGGAGTAGTTTCAAAGGTGATAAGCTGATAAACAGGGAACAAACATTGCTTTTACAGTTTAGTTTTTATTCTGTCTATTTTGTTCACTTGATTCTCAGGAAGAGGtaagaaacataaaatttgcaacatttgtttgttgtttgtctTTATTCAAGAGCAATTGAAGTCTTGCGAATCTAGAGAGTTTCCATCTGGTTTAGTTTGTTCATTTCAATACTAGTATGAAGCATAACCTGTTTTATCTCTCATATAAAGTGAATACATGGTGAGgttacatagcaaaaactcttataaatttaatttgtaattaagaATTTGTTTTTAATCTATTCTTTTTGTTGTTGTGACATTTGGATGTGTGGATGGCGGTCAACGCACCGCATTTATGCTGCACATCCTAATCGCCACATGATATCAACGAAAGTAAAGTCTGGTGGAAGTGGTGATGTTGCATCCAACAACTACATTCTTgatcttttttcatttatattttaacgTTTATACTTCATATTATGACAGAAGCCATAGTTTGTTATGTGCTTGGATAACTTAATAAGCTATATCAAattccaattttatttttatttttattattgttatgttaGATATCGgaatattattaaatttttctttGCAATTGTTATATGCTTTAAATACGTTGGGTTTTCAAGTTTAGTGGTTCAGTTGAAAATATACTTGAGTGCGAAGTTGGTCTTGACATTCAGTTACATTGACTGATAAATAACATTACATCATACTTTTCGAGTGGTGGACTTATGTATGTCACGTATATCGGTATATGCCTATACTTTGCGTATAGATTGGTATAGACTTATACTGGTCACCTAAAAACTATATGCCAATTAAGTGGAGTATATACGGTATTTGCTAGGAAAAGTGAGATAGTGTATATACGGTGTTTGCTAGGAAAAGCAGGGGTGTGAATAGAGGGTCCTCATATTTATTACCCGAGTACTTTTAGCTTAGTGATATTATTACATCAGATaacctatttattttttaaatgattttgtgGAAGTTTTGAATCCAACCATCTTGACGATTGACTTCACTCATCCCACCATAACAcgacccctttttttttttcccgtctGCCTCTATGCATTTTGGTAGTATACTGAGCATGCAGGAAAATCTAGCAAACGGATTGAAATGAGGTTTTAACTATGAGTTTTAGCTCAAGAATTGAAAAAATACTTCAGCTACGCTCCCCAGCAGCTTAGCTAATTTTGCAATCTTTGATCCGTTTGTGATTACGGGATGTGCGTCATATATAACCATTCTACAGTGTATGTGAAATAAATTCCTGTGTGTGAGCGTGTGTTTGGAAAGTTAAAAATGACTAATACGAGGAAGTCCAAAAAATGGCATATGTTACAAAATTATTGTTGCAATTTTAGTGCTCAATCCAGAATGTATCCTTCACGCTTCTGTCCAAATTCTTCATCATTTCTTCATCTTTCAAACCCTTTTTCTTGTTTGAGTTCTTGTTAATCATCACGATTGTATCTCTCAATCTGTTAACTGCCCATGAAAGCCATACCAGGCCAAGCCCAAGGCCAGTGTTCAGAAGTTTTGATGAGCAGAATGGCACTCTGCCACTTGCTACTTTACACATAACCGAGAAAAGAACTGCAATGCCCGTTCCTGCAATGCTGGCTGAGAATTGTGTAAGGAGATTTGGTAGCTCAGGACCTGATTTCTTTAGTGTGGGGATAGCAGCTACGTTTCTGTTTTTGTTGACTATGATGGATAGAAGGCTTTCACAAGCTTGACTGTAGTTACTTCTTTGTCTGATTGATGTCTTGTTACGTACGTACGTCTTCCTTTGTCaatatttttaatcaaaaatctTGGTGAATATTTTCAAGTGGTCAAAAACCAAGGATGAAGTATGAAATCGGAAGAAACTATGAGGGGGCATTCGTGTAATTATTCAAAAAGGCGGCATAGGCGTAATGTATAAAAATCCCGAATTCTATGGAGATCGCAAATTAGAATTATTATCAAAGGAAGGAAGGAAACAGAGACCCCTTGAAAAATCGACAGACAGATAGAATGAAAGGCGATATGGTAATGGATGGTCCGTTTGGAAAGAAGATAGAGCTAAGGAACATGGCAAAAGATAAGGGGTATAGTCTGGAGGAATTGGATAAGACTGAATTGAAGGGATTGATGCGTCTATGGAGGATTACGGTCCAAGATCTCAAATATTATCACCCTCCAGACGATCAAGACTGGTCCGGGCCTACTACTGAAGACGGCGAGAATGCTCCCTATGGTCATACTATTGATCCTGAAGAGTGGTTGAGGTGTCATCCTATTAAAGACGACACACCAGCTGCGCCCAAGGAAGATTTTTGGAGCAAGTATCGACTAGACCCTTCTGACCCCAACAGCCCCATTATCCCCCCCGATTTCAAGAAAATCAAAGAGGagaagcagaagaagaataATGAGTTTAAGCGCACCAATGATGTTGACATCAAGAAAGAGTAGGATTATTGATGTTTGCTAGGAAAAATGAGGTAGTGTATCTACGGTTTTTGCTAGGAAAACTGAGGTGTGTGAATAGAGGGTTCCTATATGTATTACTCTACTTTAGCTTAGTGATTTTTATCACAACAAAACACAACCTATTTTCCAGTGATTTTATGGAAGTTTAGAATCCAACCATATAGCAATAAATTGACGATCGACTTCGCTCATCGCACCAAAACACGACCTTTCCATGTGTCTCTGAGTCTCTGCATTCTGGTAGTATAGTGAGCATGCAGGAAAATCTAGCAACGGATTGAAATGAGGTTTCAACTATGCTTTTAGTACAAGAGTTGAAAAAATACTTCAGCTCCGCACCCCAGTCGCTTAGCTAATTTTGCAATCCGTTTGTGATTATGGGTTGGTCGTCATATATAGCCGATCTATAGTGTATGAGAAATAAATTCtcatgtgtgtttgtgttttggAAAGTTTAAAATGATGATTACGAGGTAGTCCCAAAAATGGCATATGTTACAAAAAATATTGTTGCAATTTTAGTGCTCAACCCAGAATGTATCTTTTCAATTAGAGTACTTATTTTAGgcaaaatttgatcaaaaacaaAGATCAACTCCACATCAAATGACCAAAAGTTGTCTAAGCATCAACTTCCCTATTTTCCCCTCCAAGATTTACACCAGCATACATTTTCACATGAATCTGTCTGTCTATATATAATCTTCAAGCCAGCCTCAGCACCATCACTGCCATCAATGTTGCAGCTCTAAAATATATATCCTTCACGCTTCTGTCCAAATTCTTCATCATTTCTTCATCTTTCAAACCCTTTTTCTTGTTTGAGTTCTTGTTAATCATCACAATTGTATCTCTCAATCTGTTAACCGCCCATGAAAGCCATACCAGGCCAAGCCCAAGGCCAGTGTTCAGAAGTTTTGATGAGCAGAATGGCACTCTGCCACTTGCTACTTTACACATAACCGAGAAAAGAACTGCAATGCCCGTTCCTGCAATGCTGGCTGAAAATTGTGTAAGGAGATTTGGTAGCTCAGGACCTGATTTCTTTAGTGTGGGGATAGCAGCTACGTTTCTGTTTTTGTCAACTATGATGGATAGAAGGCTTTCACAAGCTTGACTGTAGTTACTTCTTTGTCTGATTGATGTCTTGTTACgacttccttttttcttttgtgatgTCTTGTGTTTGATTTTCTCCGGGCTGTATTACATGTTAAATTTAATGTGTTAGAGTGGagaatcatatcatataaaggGCACCATAGTACGCCCATATGTCTCAGTTTTACAAGGTTAAGAACAAGAGTTCATCTCTATGATTTTTCTTTGTAATTGCAAAGGGACAGTTTATGATACTGAAAATGGCGGCCAGATGGGATAGGCAGTGGATCAAATTTGGACGGCGTCAGACTGACTGACAAACACAAGTTTGTGCATTTTTACAGATTTATAAATAGTAGCATACTATGCTCAAAATAACTTCACAAACCATTTGAAGGAAAATCAAAATGTAACCAACCCAGATCCTAAATGTCGACCTTTTAGGTTGGGTGGTGTTTGGTCCCTACTTTGATATTTCAGACAACCTGTCCAACTAGCTTATTTGCATACTATACTAGTTTGTCAAGAATCGGACAGGTTAATGATCACAACAGAAACAAATAGACGTACCTCTTTGGAGGAGCGACAATCACATTTTCAAGCTCCAACGCAGAACCATAATAGCTCGTTTCATAGTCTAGCCTGTTTCCAATGCAGAACTTTAACCTTAGTAAATGTATATGAGAAAGTTATCTGTGTTTGCATCTATATCTAAGTGTGCACACATgcaatttttaacttttttttccaaGGTAAATTATTTCAAGTTGTACGTGCTCATAACATGTAAAGATTGTTGCATCTAATTACGaacatgaaaaaatatataaggtcGTAAAAAAATTGAGTTAATAACCGACAACAAAATGCTGGTCAAGTATAAATTTTGTATATGCCTAACATGTTGAGATCAGTGAATGGTTTACCTATTGAACTGTGGCACGACTGATTGTTTCCTCCAGTTGGTGGAGTTTTTTGACAAGTAAAACTCAGCAAGAACTGAAAGTATGTCTTTCATCTGAGTCCGAGTACCAGTCAATGATATTTGTCCATCTTCATGAAATGTAATTTCGGAATGTCGAACCAAATCACCAACAAAATCCATTAATGGTTTCGGGGAATCAATTTCAAGGTTTGGAAAAACAAGTTGAGATTCCGCAAGACCCATATCAGGAATATATGGTTTGTAATCAGTTGTTACAGTTTGAAGTCCTGTTAGGTCAGAAAGTGATAGTAGATCTCGTCCATCTCTTTCTACTTCAATTAATCCAGACACAGGAAACTGAAAGCTGAACAGTGTTGACTTTGGACAACAATCTGTAGAAAAAAACCAtgaaattagtatgtgaggttGTTAAATTGATTGTGTTAAAAATTGTCAGAAGTTGATTTAGATAATCTACTAGAAaataacaaaagaagaaatgagTAAACCTTGTATGTCGATAAGCGCTGGCTTTATAACAGTCGGGTTGATTGTGACGAAACAATTGTT is drawn from Erigeron canadensis isolate Cc75 chromosome 9, C_canadensis_v1, whole genome shotgun sequence and contains these coding sequences:
- the LOC122581208 gene encoding elongation factor Tu, mitochondrial-like; protein product: MASVAFRNPNSKHVFRLSSQLRSGCRGSILSVSSGLLNTDSISGNDKAVFSSTNPWWRSMATFTRTKPHVNVGTIGHVDHGKTTLTAAITKVLADEGKAKAIAFDEIDKAPEEKKRGITIATAHVEYETAKRHYAHVDCPGHADYVKNMITGAAQMDGGILVVSAPDGPMPQTKEHILLARQVGVPSLVCFLNKVDAVDDPELLELVELELRELLSFYKFPGDEIPIVRGSALSALQGNNDEIGKNAILKLMEAVDNYIPTPERQKEKPFLMPIEDVFSIAGRGTVATGRVEQGTIKVGEEVEIMGLMQGSKKTTVTGVEMFKKSLDHGEAGDNVGLLLRGISRTDIQRGQVIAKPGSTKTYTKFEAEIYVLTKDEGGRHTAFFSNYRPQFYLRTADVTGKVDLPENVKMVMPGDNVTAAFELITPVVLEPGQRFALREGGRTVGAGVVSKVIS
- the LOC122581183 gene encoding uncharacterized protein LOC122581183 yields the protein MLKLYLMASNGYLPTLVFSPEQGLNKIPKDSQRLLPNFEPREDVIRSSPLNMGTRQNAEPWKPTSGLFDNNCFVTINPTVIKPALIDIQDCCPKSTLFSFQFPVSGLIEVERDGRDLLSLSDLTGLQTVTTDYKPYIPDMGLAESQLVFPNLEIDSPKPLMDFVGDLVRHSEITFHEDGQISLTGTRTQMKDILSVLAEFYLSKNSTNWRKQSVVPQFNRLDYETSYYGSALELENVIVAPPKSPEKIKHKTSQKKKGSRNKTSIRQRSNYSQACESLLSIIVDKNRNVAAIPTLKKSGPELPNLLTQFSASIAGTGIAVLFSVMCKVASGRVPFCSSKLLNTGLGLGLVWLSWAVNRLRDTIVMINKNSNKKKGLKDEEMMKNLDRSVKDIYFRAATLMAVMVLRLA